The following is a genomic window from Xiphias gladius isolate SHS-SW01 ecotype Sanya breed wild unplaced genomic scaffold, ASM1685928v1 HiC_scaffold_595, whole genome shotgun sequence.
gaagtgccgaggccacacctgagcagggtaggccaagaagtgccgaggccacacctgagcagggtaggccaagaagtgccgaggccacacctgagcagggtaggccaagaagtgccgaggccacacctgagcagggtaggccaagaatctacaatattaaaaaaaagaagaaaaccaggATGTTCTTGACCTGTGATTGCTCGGCAGCACCAACCTGCTCCTGTAGCTCTGCCAATCGCGTGGCTCGCTCCTCCTCGGAGTCGGACGATTCGTCGGAGGAGGagttgttgctgctgtcagAGGAGGCGGTGCTTTTACTGACCAACGGCGTCGTAGACGGGACCGACGCCTCAAGGCCCTCGTCTGGGATCTTTGCGAAACGCATCTCAAACACATCCTGAGGAAAGAGCGATTAATGTAAACGACTACAACCGTAAAGGTTCTGGAAGATTCTGATAAGCTGTGGAAGGTTCTGAAGGTTTTACATACCTGCAGCTTGCGGGCCATGGCCACCACCTCATGGTCTGGAGGATTGTACTTGTAACAGTTGGAGAACATTAACCTGACGTCAGTCGCAAAACTCTGAGGATCATTGTACTCTCCTTTATCCATCTTTTTCTGTtggagggagagcagagagattttaaatataaaactgttaCGCATCAGTCTCAGCCCTCATGTATTAATCTCATCTGTGTCTTCATGGAGTTCCGATTAAAGGCTCaacaa
Proteins encoded in this region:
- the LOC120787761 gene encoding bromodomain-containing protein 3-like; amino-acid sequence: MDKGEYNDPQSFATDVRLMFSNCYKYNPPDHEVVAMARKLQDVFEMRFAKIPDEGLEASVPSTTPLVSKSTASSDSSNNSSSDESSDSEEERATRLAELQEQVLYIKMSLYRCPVPNPCPPPEPPSPPA